CTGGATCAGGAAGGGGGCGCCGCACCCACCCTGCGCAGAAGCTGCAGTGGGGACGGCGCCGCACTGTCGATGGTATAGACGAAACTCCTGAGGAAGCTCTGCCCCAGGAGCCCATCGACCCCCACCTCGGAGGCAGGAACGGCCGAGCCTGCGACAGCGCTCACCCGCTGCCCACAAAGACTCACCTCGGGCAGTTCGATCTCCCGCCCGCGGATCTTCACCCCACCAGCCAGCACCAGGGTGGACTCTTTTCCCAGAAACGCTCCGAAGCCGGCAGCGAGGATGAGCTCCGGACTGACACAGACCCTCTGGGCTCCGGTGTCGAGGATGAACCAGCAGGGCTCGTCCCCCACCCTGCCCTCCACGAGGATCAGGCCGTTGCCCTGCTCGGCCTCCTCAGCCGCCGCCCAGCTGGCCAGCTCCCTGCGGAGCGCCCGGACCCTGGCAAGATCCCCTGCCAGACCTGCCGCTTCCCCCCGATTGCGGATCCGCTCCCTGATCTCCGCCAGCAGGGCATTGAGCTGCCGAAAGAAGAGCAGATCCCCGCCATCCCTCCGGAAGGACTCAAAGGCCGCCACCCGGGCAGCCAGGGCATCCTGGGCCCCCTGGAGCTGCTCCCGCTCCTGACCGAGTTCCCGCTGGCTCTGCGCGGCCAGGGCATCATAGGCCTCCGCCCGGGTCCGGATCCCTTCTGCCAGCCGGTTGTAGCGGAGGACCAGGGCGTTGCGTTGTTCCAGCAGTTGAGGGCGAGGGCTGGGAGACTCCCCATCCGGACTCTGGGCATGGGAGGCGAGCCTGCGGTCCAGAGCGGCCACCTGCCCCTCCAGCTCCCCCATGGGCCCTCTCCCGGCCTCGACGGCAGCCCTGGCCTCACCCAGGCGGGCGTTCCACTGTTCCACCCTGGCATTGAAGGCATCCACCCGCTCATTGAGACGCCGACGGGTCTCTCTGGGACGTTCTCCCCGGTAGAACCGCGCCACCACGGCCTCGGCCCCCCGGATGCGGGCATCGAAGACATCCGCCTCGCGGCACAGAGCGGACACGCTGATCAGGAGAACCAGGGGGGCAAGGAACCTCATGCCCCGTATCCTACTGCGCTCCAGTCGCGCCTCAGGCCAGGATCTCCCGAAGGGCATTCACCAGGATCCGGCACTGTTCAGGGGTACCGATGGTGATCCGCAGGAAGGCGTCAATCCTGGGCAGCTTGAAGTGCCGGACAATGATGCTCCTCTCCCGGAGCCGCGCTGCAAGGGTGGCGCCCTCCTCCCGAGGGTGCCGGGCGAAGATGAAGTTGGCCACCGAGGGGAGGACTTCAAAACCCAGGGCCTCGAGGTCCCGCACCAGGGCCTCCCGGGCGTCCATGATGGCGTGCCGGGTCTGCTCAAAGTAGGCCCGGTCCTCCATGGCGGCCATGGCCCCGGCCATGGCGAGGCGGTCGATGGGGTAGGAGTTGAAGCTGTTCTTCACGCGCTCCAGCGCCTCGATCAGCTCCCGACTGCCAATGGCGAAGCCCATACGGAGCCCGGCCAGGGAGCGGGCCTTGGAGAGGGTGTGGATCACCAGGAGGTTCGGGTAGCGGTCCACCAGCCCCACCGCGGACTCGCACCCGAAGTCAACATAGGCTTCATCAATGACCACCGGGGTGTCGGGGTGGGTCACCAGGAGCTGCTCCAGCTCGGCAAGCCCCAGCCAGCGCCCGGTGGGGGCATTGGGGTTGGGGAAGATGATGCCGCCGCAGGGCCGCTCGTAGTCCCGGATCCTGATCTGGAAGGCCTCATCCAGGGGCACCGTCTCGTAGGGGATGTCGTAGAGCCCGCAGTAGACCGGATAGAAGCTGTAGGTGATGTCCGGGAAGAGGAGGGGCCGGTCGTGCTTGAGCAGGGCCAGAAAAACCAGAGCGAGGACCTCATCGGACCCGTTGCCCACGAAGACCTGCTCGGGGCGGATACCCTGCGCAGCGTAGAAGTCGGCAATGGCCTGACGGAGCTGATCTGCGTTGGGGTCCGGATAGAGCCTCAGGGTGTCGGCTGTTGCCGCCTGGATGGCCTCCAGAACCCGTGGAGAGGGGCCATAGGGGTTCTCATTGGTGTTCAGCTTCACCAAGTTGGCCAGCTTGGGCTGCTCCCCGGGCACATAGGGGGTCAACTGGTGGACAACCTTGCTCCAGAATCGGCTCATGTCTCGCTCGCACAAGGCGGAAGACCAGCCAGGGCAAGGCTCCGCACTACCGGACCCAGGTTAGCACGCTCCTACGGCCTGCCAGGGAAGATCAGGCGGCTGGTGATGTAGGCTCCCGCCTCGCTGGTGACCCTGAGCTGCAGTTCCATCCCGGGAGCGGGATCGGAAAGGGTGAGCCCGATGGGCCCACTCTCGGCGGTCGCCAAGACGGCATCCCCCTGCTTCAGCTCGGCCTTGCCGCCGGAGAATACAGCGGTGACGCGGAACTCCCTTCGATCGCCTGAGACCGGATCGGCCCTGAAGGATGAAATCTGCGGAAGGGGTACCACCTTCACGGTCGCCTCCCGGGTGGTGACCGCCCCAGAGGCATCCGTCAACGAAAGGGTGTAGCGGGTGGTCTCGGTGGGCTTCACCTCGAAGGACGGCGCCTCATCGCTCTTGAATTCCCGCCCTCCGGGGTCCAGTACCACCCGCTTCGCGCCACTGGCCTGCCACTGCAGCCGGGATGTGCTCCCCAGGGAGATGACCGGAGGGTCGGCCTCAAAGCGGGCGATCTGCCCGGGGGCAGTGACCGGGATCCTCACCACCGCACGGGCGCTGTTTCCCTCGGCATCCCTGGCGGCGCAGGTCAGTACGGCCTCACGGGCCTTCCCCGCCGTCCAGGTCACCCACTCCCCCTTGGCGTTGCCTTCCAGCTCGCCTCCCACGATGCTCCACTCCGCAGTGACCTCCCGACTGCAGCGGAGCCGCGCATCATGCCCCTTGCTGCCACCCACGACGGAGGCGTCGGTCTCGATGAAGAGATCGAAGGAACCTTCCTGGGTCTGGGTCGGTGGCTCCGCCGCTGGCGCGGTCGCCTGGGCCTGGCCAGGAGGAGGCGGAGTCACCTTGCCCCGATCCATGGTGACCGCATAGATGAGGAGGATGAGCACAGCGGCCCCCAGGCCGCCAATCAGATAGCGCGTCTTCTGGGTCGAGTCCACAGCGCAGCCCTCCTGCCATCACCTGAATGATTGGTGAAAAGCCTACCACATCACATGACATGCCAGGGATCCATGTGGGGCCCGGGCACCCCCCAGGCAGCCGGGGCGGGATCAGCCCGGCTCCCACTCAGCCCTTCAGGTTCAGAGAGTTGGCTGCGGTGCCCCCCTAGCGAGCCAAGCTGTCATGCTATCCTCGTTTGCCGCCGGGTCTCCCCGGGTCTGGCAGGCTGGTTGCCGGCGTTCACCCCACCCTGGGACAACACTCACCGGGAACCGAGCCGGGTCCGGCACCATCATGGGAGCATGACCACGGCAGGCCCGCGCCACGGGTACCTGCTTTTCCGCTCAAACGAGGTCCCCTTGAAACAACCCCTCCGCCTTCCCCTCGTCATGGCCGCCGGCGTGATCATGGCGACCCTGCTGACCGCCTGCAGCGGGTCCAAGTCCGCCCCCACGATCACCAGCCAGCCTGAAAGCCTCTCCACGGTGGTCGGCAGGACGGTGGAGATCGACATGACCGCCAAGGGGAAGCCCAGTCCGGACTACCTTTGGTACAAGGACGGCACGGCCATCACCAGCCAGACCACCGACACCTGCACCATCAGTGAAGCCAAGCTCAGCGATGCGGGCGACTACACCGTGGTGGTGAGCAACAGCCAGGGGAGCGTCACCAGCAATGCCGCCACCCTGACAGTACTGCCGGTGCCCGACATCCTGCACCCCTTCGGTATCGCCATCGCCAGCGACAACACCCTCTATGTCTCTGACTCGGTGCGCCACACCGTCCACAAGGTCACCAGCGATGGCACCGGGACCGTCCTGGCTGGCACCCTGAACTACTCAGGCAGCACCGATGCCACCGGCACCTCCGCCAAGTTCTACAGCCCCCAGGGACTGGCCCTGGACGAAGCCGGTACCTACCTCTACGTAGCCGATTACGACAATGACACCATCCGCCGGGTGGATACCTCCACCGGCGAGGTGACGACCTTCGCAGGGTCAGCGGGTGTCGCTGGGAGCCTCGACGCCACCGGTACTGCAGCCCGTTTCTACCATCCCGTGGGGCTCGCCTTTGATGCCACGTACAGCTACCTCTATGTATCAGACTCCGGCAATCACACGATCCGCCGGATCTCCATGAGCGACGTCTCCGTTTCCACCTTCGCCGGGACCGCTGGCACTGCAGGCAGCACCAATGGCAGCAGCGGGCTCCTCAGCAGCCCCAACAGCCTGGCCGTGGACGGAAGCGGCAACGTCTATGTGGCGGACTACGGCAACTCGGTGATTCGCAAGATCACTTCCACCGGCATCCTCTCCACGCTAGCCGGCGATGCCGGCGACACCGGCACCGCCGATGGCACAGGCACCTCGGCCCACTTCTACTGGCCGGTGGGCCTCGCCATCAATGCCAGCGGCGATCTCCTGGTGGCCGACACCCACAATCACGCAGTCCGCAAGATCACCACTGCGGGGGTTGTGACCACCTTCGCCGGTACCAAGGGCAGCTCCGGCAACGAGGACGACACCGGCACGGACGCCTACTTCTACCTGCCCATGTGCATCTGCGTGGACAGCACCGGAGTCGCCTACGTCACCGACTACGGCAACAGCCTGATCCGCACCATCAGCACCGCCAAGGTCGTCGGAACCGTCACCAGCCCCGTGGACTGAGAGTCGGGAATTACACGTATAAGGGCGGTCCCAGGGCCGCCCTTATACGTGTACCGAGTTCTGGATCAGGCCTCTTCGAGGGCTTTCCGGCGGGTCTCGACAATCCTGTCTGCCTCCCGGCCCTCCAGTTCCTGCAGATGATCGAAGGCCCAGGTGAAGAAGCCCACGCCCATGGTCTGGCTCCTGAGTTCAATGATGAGCTCATTCATCTCACTCTGGGGCAGGTAGGCCTCCACCACATCCCAGCCCGGCCAGCCTTCCTTGGCGTCGAAACCGAGGATCTGGCCAGCCCTGTGGCCGGTGACCATGCGCTGGGCCTTGGAGGTGTGTTCGCTGGGCACCGAGATCCGGATCTTGAGGATGGGCTCGAGGAGTGTCGGGGAGCATTTGGTGAGACCGTCGGTCATGCCGATCCGTGCTGCGGTCTTGAAGGCCATATCAGAGCTGTCCACATCGTGGTAGCTGCCGAAGAAGAGGCAGACATGCAGGTCCACCACCGGGAAGCCCAGGGGACCCTGGCGGCAGTAGTCGCGGACGCCCTCCTCCACCGCAGGGATGTAGTTCCGAGGCACCACCCCGCCCACGATCTCCTCGCTGAAGACGATACCGTCCCCACGCTGCAGAGGCTTGATCCGGAAGTGGACATCCCCGAACTGTCCATGGCCGCCGGTCTGGCGCTTGTGCCGCCCCTGGACCTCGCAGCCCTTCCTGATGGTCTCCCGGTAGGGCACCAAGGGCTTCTCTGTCTCCACCTCCACATTGAACTTGCTCTTGAGGCGGGCCACGGCGTTCTTGAGGTGGATCTCCCCCTGCCCCCAGAGGATGCGTTCCTGGGTCTCGACATTCTGCTCAAGCTGGAATGACTGGTCCTCTTCAATCAGCTTGGCAAGGGCACTGGAGAGCTTGACCTCCTCTCCACTCTTGGCAGCCTTCAGCGAGATGGGGATCACAGGCTGGTGGGGTTCAGGCCACTCCAACTCCAGGGGTACAGGCTGGGGCGTGAGCCCCATGGAGGTGTGTATGGGGTCCAGACGCCCCAGAGCCACGATCTCCCC
The sequence above is drawn from the uncultured Holophaga sp. genome and encodes:
- a CDS encoding aspartyl protease family protein yields the protein MRFLAPLVLLISVSALCREADVFDARIRGAEAVVARFYRGERPRETRRRLNERVDAFNARVEQWNARLGEARAAVEAGRGPMGELEGQVAALDRRLASHAQSPDGESPSPRPQLLEQRNALVLRYNRLAEGIRTRAEAYDALAAQSQRELGQEREQLQGAQDALAARVAAFESFRRDGGDLLFFRQLNALLAEIRERIRNRGEAAGLAGDLARVRALRRELASWAAAEEAEQGNGLILVEGRVGDEPCWFILDTGAQRVCVSPELILAAGFGAFLGKESTLVLAGGVKIRGREIELPEVSLCGQRVSAVAGSAVPASEVGVDGLLGQSFLRSFVYTIDSAAPSPLQLLRRVGAAPPS
- the hisC gene encoding histidinol-phosphate transaminase is translated as MSRFWSKVVHQLTPYVPGEQPKLANLVKLNTNENPYGPSPRVLEAIQAATADTLRLYPDPNADQLRQAIADFYAAQGIRPEQVFVGNGSDEVLALVFLALLKHDRPLLFPDITYSFYPVYCGLYDIPYETVPLDEAFQIRIRDYERPCGGIIFPNPNAPTGRWLGLAELEQLLVTHPDTPVVIDEAYVDFGCESAVGLVDRYPNLLVIHTLSKARSLAGLRMGFAIGSRELIEALERVKNSFNSYPIDRLAMAGAMAAMEDRAYFEQTRHAIMDAREALVRDLEALGFEVLPSVANFIFARHPREEGATLAARLRERSIIVRHFKLPRIDAFLRITIGTPEQCRILVNALREILA
- a CDS encoding immunoglobulin domain-containing protein — encoded protein: MKQPLRLPLVMAAGVIMATLLTACSGSKSAPTITSQPESLSTVVGRTVEIDMTAKGKPSPDYLWYKDGTAITSQTTDTCTISEAKLSDAGDYTVVVSNSQGSVTSNAATLTVLPVPDILHPFGIAIASDNTLYVSDSVRHTVHKVTSDGTGTVLAGTLNYSGSTDATGTSAKFYSPQGLALDEAGTYLYVADYDNDTIRRVDTSTGEVTTFAGSAGVAGSLDATGTAARFYHPVGLAFDATYSYLYVSDSGNHTIRRISMSDVSVSTFAGTAGTAGSTNGSSGLLSSPNSLAVDGSGNVYVADYGNSVIRKITSTGILSTLAGDAGDTGTADGTGTSAHFYWPVGLAINASGDLLVADTHNHAVRKITTAGVVTTFAGTKGSSGNEDDTGTDAYFYLPMCICVDSTGVAYVTDYGNSLIRTISTAKVVGTVTSPVD